A stretch of bacterium DNA encodes these proteins:
- a CDS encoding saccharopine dehydrogenase NADP-binding domain-containing protein, with translation MSPSSRLLVYGATGYTGRLVAAEAAATGVDVVLGGRDADKLTAVAEPLGFETRSVALNDGPRLRAALEDVAAVLHIAGPFSATAAPMVAACLATGTHYLDVTGELDVFETLARRDDEARDAGIALVPGVGFDVVPTDCLAAYVAGQVPEPLRLHLAIAGMGSGVSRGTAKTLIEFVGRGLAIRRDGVIAYLPIGSLQRDFDFGAGPVRAIGMPLGDVATAFHSTGAPNIETYMVASGGIPRALRVARLVAPLLRLDVVQSFLKARVDRGAPEGPSEQDRAGTRTTIVAEVEGVEGQRTRAMLETPSPYDFTATAALAALQQVAQGGTSPGYHTPATALGVDFVLGLEGCVRRDLAAT, from the coding sequence TTGTCCCCGTCCTCTCGCCTCCTCGTCTACGGCGCCACCGGCTACACGGGCCGACTCGTCGCCGCCGAGGCCGCAGCGACGGGCGTCGACGTCGTGCTCGGCGGGCGCGACGCGGACAAGCTTACGGCGGTCGCCGAGCCGCTCGGCTTCGAGACGAGATCGGTCGCCTTGAACGACGGCCCCCGTCTGCGCGCCGCCCTCGAAGACGTCGCGGCGGTCCTGCACATCGCCGGCCCCTTCTCCGCGACCGCCGCGCCCATGGTCGCCGCCTGTCTGGCGACGGGGACCCACTACCTCGACGTGACCGGCGAGCTCGACGTGTTCGAGACCCTCGCGCGGCGCGACGACGAAGCGCGGGACGCCGGGATCGCGCTCGTTCCCGGCGTCGGCTTCGACGTGGTCCCGACCGATTGTCTGGCGGCGTACGTCGCGGGCCAGGTCCCCGAGCCGCTGCGCCTCCATCTGGCGATCGCCGGGATGGGGAGCGGCGTGTCGCGAGGCACGGCCAAGACCCTGATCGAGTTCGTCGGTCGCGGCCTCGCGATCCGACGCGACGGCGTGATCGCGTACCTCCCGATCGGCAGCCTGCAGCGCGACTTCGACTTCGGGGCCGGGCCGGTCCGCGCGATCGGCATGCCGCTCGGCGACGTCGCGACCGCCTTCCACTCGACGGGCGCGCCGAACATCGAGACCTACATGGTCGCCAGCGGCGGCATCCCGCGCGCGCTCCGCGTGGCGCGGCTCGTCGCCCCCCTCCTTCGGCTCGACGTCGTGCAGTCCTTCCTCAAGGCGCGCGTCGATCGGGGCGCACCGGAAGGCCCGAGCGAGCAGGACCGGGCCGGCACGCGAACGACGATCGTGGCCGAGGTCGAAGGGGTCGAGGGGCAGCGCACCCGCGCGATGCTCGAGACGCCGAGCCCGTACGACTTCACGGCGACGGCGGCCCTCGCAGCCCTCCAGCAGGTCGCGCAGGGGGGGACGTCCCCCGGCTATCACACGCCCGCGACCGCGCTCGGCGTCGATTTCGTTCTCGGGCTCGAAGGATGCGTGCGGCGGGATCTCGCCGCGACCTGA
- a CDS encoding inorganic diphosphatase gives MKATRGSLPAKHAWLALFAVGLGCSGWAGCADPNHLLDRDPVNPDLTIHVVVENPAGSSEKWEVRPDGRLERDYDAGVPIEIQYLPWPVNGGMMPRTLHAAELGGDGEPLDVLLLGPAVARGTTLRARPIGLLRVLDSLERDDKILAVPETGVFAGIETCDELERRHPGVREILARWFEYSRPGGVVEVQGYATREAAALLIEDAVRAFDEALANGALPSWKNP, from the coding sequence ATGAAGGCGACCCGCGGAAGCCTTCCCGCGAAGCACGCCTGGCTCGCCCTCTTCGCCGTCGGCCTCGGCTGTTCCGGATGGGCCGGCTGCGCGGACCCGAACCACCTGCTCGACCGCGATCCGGTCAATCCGGACCTCACGATCCACGTCGTCGTCGAAAATCCGGCCGGCTCTAGCGAGAAGTGGGAGGTCCGCCCGGACGGACGACTCGAGCGCGACTACGACGCCGGCGTCCCGATCGAGATCCAGTACCTGCCCTGGCCCGTCAACGGCGGGATGATGCCGCGCACGCTCCACGCCGCGGAGCTCGGCGGCGACGGCGAGCCCCTGGACGTGCTCCTCCTCGGACCTGCCGTCGCGCGCGGGACCACCCTGCGCGCCCGACCGATCGGGCTGCTTCGGGTGCTCGACTCCCTCGAACGCGACGACAAGATCCTCGCCGTTCCCGAGACGGGCGTCTTCGCGGGGATCGAAACCTGCGACGAGCTCGAGCGCCGCCATCCGGGCGTGCGCGAGATTCTGGCGCGATGGTTCGAGTACTCGCGCCCCGGCGGCGTGGTCGAGGTCCAGGGCTATGCGACGCGGGAGGCCGCGGCCCTCCTGATCGAAGACGCGGTCCGCGCCTTCGACGAGGCGCTCGCGAACGGCGCGCTGCCGAGCTGGAAGAACCCGTGA
- a CDS encoding DUF4056 domain-containing protein, with product MTRSPAHALLLVTLAIVVAGCASDPRWATTRRPDVLDAASLLASNVTGLERILRPDEVPPVPVRRRLRPCCGFGSGLQVKVGRMNVPGVAIGNIRGPNDVGRHVYDAGQNAQDVLIGSERNGLVYSCRGGFLDIAHVRDYADWTLYLATAIGRRLETGGRIELPDSEGGLRTIVLQPVDAHHIAALGRSELATALAVSVAFRMSVWHEIATWYGWSSFSLFPERVSAFSPEDLYSNLLGAKIASAIINSGDALSETLFNEAMDAWLDQSMRFLGAVPASLGEEMMGAVDGLWWDSKARLPDPALVLRRNFTVGLRQDPWTVPPDRIPDDLSERLDAACGTERDPLPLRNPVRLFELVFSEIAHLELALEPELANHPAFESYDGTVTDAAFPELLEAIRLEAREEFGTLADRPTENP from the coding sequence GTGACGCGATCCCCTGCGCACGCGCTCCTTCTCGTCACGCTCGCGATCGTCGTCGCGGGATGCGCGAGCGATCCGCGCTGGGCGACGACCCGGCGTCCCGACGTCCTCGACGCGGCCTCGCTCCTCGCTTCGAACGTAACCGGCCTCGAGCGGATCCTTCGCCCCGACGAAGTCCCCCCGGTTCCGGTTCGAAGGCGCCTCCGGCCGTGCTGCGGCTTCGGGTCCGGGCTGCAGGTGAAGGTCGGTCGGATGAACGTGCCCGGCGTGGCGATCGGAAACATCCGGGGCCCGAACGACGTCGGTCGCCACGTCTACGACGCCGGCCAGAACGCACAGGACGTCCTCATCGGCAGCGAGCGAAACGGCCTCGTCTACTCGTGCCGCGGCGGCTTCCTCGACATCGCCCACGTCCGCGACTACGCCGACTGGACCCTCTATCTCGCGACCGCGATCGGCCGTCGCCTCGAGACCGGCGGCCGGATCGAGCTCCCGGACTCCGAAGGCGGGCTCCGCACGATCGTCCTCCAGCCGGTCGACGCGCATCACATCGCGGCCCTCGGCCGGAGCGAACTCGCGACCGCCCTCGCCGTCTCGGTCGCCTTCCGGATGTCGGTCTGGCACGAGATCGCGACCTGGTACGGCTGGTCGAGCTTCAGCCTCTTCCCCGAGCGCGTCTCGGCCTTCTCACCCGAAGACCTCTACTCGAATCTGCTCGGTGCGAAGATCGCGAGCGCGATCATCAACTCCGGTGACGCCCTGTCCGAGACGCTCTTCAACGAAGCCATGGACGCGTGGCTCGACCAGTCCATGCGCTTCCTCGGCGCGGTCCCCGCGAGCCTCGGGGAAGAGATGATGGGCGCCGTCGACGGGCTCTGGTGGGACTCGAAGGCACGACTGCCGGACCCCGCCCTCGTCCTCCGCCGGAACTTCACGGTCGGGCTCCGTCAGGATCCCTGGACCGTCCCGCCGGATCGGATACCCGACGATCTCTCGGAACGCCTCGACGCGGCGTGCGGGACGGAGCGCGACCCGCTTCCCCTCCGCAACCCCGTTCGTCTCTTCGAGCTCGTCTTCTCCGAGATCGCCCATCTCGAGCTCGCGCTCGAGCCCGAGCTCGCGAACCACCCCGCCTTCGAGTCGTACGACGGGACCGTGACCGACGCCGCCTTCCCCGAGCTCCTCGAAGCGATTCGCCTCGAGGCCCGGGAGGAGTTCGGCACCCTCGCCGACCGCCCCACGGAGAATCCATGA
- a CDS encoding phosphatase PAP2 family protein, producing MTRLLALAALLVAVLASSAALAEPFCDSFYGGFDGWVRSDANRDLYNGVAFALIGGAVSLGGDAGQRWSAVNSLDENARSDFRLEKPGDRRRADVASDVTLASSLAVLPVLSIGVQQWRTGDCEESWDMATDLVEAFGLSLMISESIKLASGRLRPFNRECGPDGGSDETCPGGDRFRSFVSGHATLAATGAGLTCAWSVKRRAWGSTRLARAMPCAVGSTLALATASLRVNADRHWLTDVLAGLAIGGTVGWFDTWGPFDLLRYESAPGPDGEPEAFGFVLPSIVEGGPGIRAAFVF from the coding sequence GTGACTCGCCTTCTCGCGCTCGCGGCGCTCCTGGTCGCCGTGCTCGCCTCCTCGGCGGCGCTCGCGGAACCCTTCTGCGACTCGTTCTACGGCGGTTTCGACGGATGGGTCCGCTCCGACGCGAATCGGGACCTCTACAACGGGGTCGCCTTCGCGCTGATCGGCGGCGCCGTCAGCCTCGGAGGCGACGCGGGCCAACGCTGGTCGGCGGTGAACTCCCTCGACGAGAACGCCCGAAGCGACTTCCGACTCGAGAAGCCCGGGGACCGGCGGCGCGCGGACGTCGCGAGCGACGTGACCCTGGCCTCGAGCCTGGCCGTCCTCCCGGTCCTGTCGATCGGTGTCCAACAATGGCGGACCGGCGACTGTGAGGAGAGCTGGGACATGGCGACGGATCTCGTCGAGGCCTTCGGTCTGTCGCTCATGATTTCCGAGTCGATCAAGCTCGCTTCGGGGCGTCTGCGGCCCTTCAATCGTGAGTGCGGACCGGACGGAGGCTCCGACGAGACCTGTCCGGGCGGCGATCGCTTTCGGAGCTTCGTCTCGGGACACGCGACGCTCGCGGCCACGGGAGCGGGCTTGACCTGCGCCTGGTCGGTCAAGCGGCGCGCATGGGGCTCGACCCGGCTGGCGCGGGCGATGCCCTGTGCGGTGGGTTCGACGTTGGCTCTGGCGACCGCCTCGCTTCGCGTGAATGCGGATCGCCACTGGCTGACCGACGTGCTTGCCGGCCTGGCGATCGGGGGCACGGTCGGCTGGTTCGACACCTGGGGCCCCTTCGACCTGTTGCGATACGAGTCGGCGCCGGGCCCGGACGGCGAGCCCGAGGCCTTCGGCTTCGTGCTGCCTTCGATCGTCGAGGGCGGTCCCGGGATCCGCGCCGCCTTCGTCTTCTAG
- a CDS encoding cyclic nucleotide-binding domain-containing protein, translated as MARLPLVSPLDRILFLKAQPYLVGQTPGVLTALASYTEDRFHAAGTVVRPASKRFDEILFLAEGAVEILEASARRIEAPGVIGIPHAATGATEAPEIHAAEDTLLLAIATADMDQILDDHSALLMNFSLRTAEQFLHVERSLGDQRPEIPAFSEEDGAGTPIELDLVHRLARARRAPFFAETNLSVLGQLIRYEEVRRIQPQEALWEIGDPIQEMTLVLDGSFESRGPFPVTNARAGAVIGAYDILSEGDREESWVARKPSRVLDISRNHFIDVFEDYPEFARAYHAYCARATLDAWDRAARLERLDVQTADHTT; from the coding sequence ATGGCCCGACTGCCCCTCGTCTCGCCCCTCGACCGGATCCTCTTCCTGAAGGCCCAGCCCTATCTGGTGGGCCAGACACCCGGGGTCCTGACCGCGCTCGCGTCCTACACCGAAGACCGATTCCATGCCGCGGGCACCGTGGTGCGTCCGGCGAGCAAGCGCTTCGACGAGATCCTCTTTCTCGCCGAGGGCGCCGTCGAGATCCTCGAAGCCAGCGCGCGACGGATCGAGGCACCTGGCGTGATCGGCATCCCACACGCGGCGACCGGAGCGACCGAAGCGCCGGAGATCCATGCCGCCGAGGACACGTTGCTCCTCGCGATCGCGACGGCGGACATGGATCAGATCCTCGATGATCATTCTGCGCTCCTGATGAACTTCTCCCTTCGGACGGCCGAGCAGTTCCTCCACGTAGAGCGTTCTCTCGGCGATCAGCGACCGGAGATCCCGGCGTTCTCCGAAGAAGACGGCGCCGGTACTCCGATCGAGCTCGACCTCGTCCACCGCCTCGCCCGCGCGCGACGCGCCCCCTTCTTCGCCGAAACGAACCTGTCCGTCCTCGGCCAGCTCATCCGCTACGAAGAGGTCCGCCGCATCCAACCCCAGGAAGCGCTCTGGGAGATCGGTGATCCCATCCAGGAGATGACGCTCGTGCTCGACGGGAGCTTCGAGAGTCGCGGTCCGTTTCCGGTCACCAACGCCCGGGCGGGGGCGGTGATAGGCGCATACGATATTCTCTCGGAGGGCGATCGCGAGGAATCGTGGGTCGCTCGGAAGCCCAGCCGGGTCCTCGACATCTCACGCAACCATTTCATCGACGTCTTCGAAGACTACCCCGAGTTCGCACGCGCCTATCATGCCTACTGCGCGAGAGCGACCCTCGACGCCTGGGATCGCGCGGCGCGCCTCGAGAGACTCGACGTCCAGACCGCAGATCACACGACCTGA